A portion of the Drosophila innubila isolate TH190305 chromosome 3L unlocalized genomic scaffold, UK_Dinn_1.0 0_D_3L, whole genome shotgun sequence genome contains these proteins:
- the LOC117787383 gene encoding unc-112-related protein, with amino-acid sequence MIHVGENTWNLRILITDLQVEKTLRVRGDQHIGGVMLQLVDPEMPKDWSDHALWWPARNIWLTRTRSTLDQAGVQSDSFLYFTPMHKTLRVQLPDLRQLDYRVNFSIKTFGAVVNLCKDLDIRYPEELSLCKPVEQEHLKKNFSKLPQKMIPVAEANGTAYLQPAPDTNSFVPITNAYNGSNGSLDRSHGNGNLLCAPASPYGTTPRRAATAPGTPISSPTGTWRHNTSNNGYTAYDSGSSYGDLQENLAVSPRAPSPDVRARLVRPKTLVQKARLNVGWLDSSLSIMEQGVREYDTLCLRFKYYTFFDLNPKYDQVRINQLYEQAKWSILNEELDCTEEETLMFAALQFQVNHQTDLHPPGLDSSIDATVQKNGGDDDIDSALNELQITLEGPGGGGDAGNITRIPELSDYLRFLKPQLFTLKGYKRYYFTYRDLHLHLYKSQDDSRRGAPSISINLRGCEVTPDVHLAQGKFGIRLEVPPEGRNGPNSEFWVRCENEEQYAKWMAACRLAAKGRSLADSSYDSEVSSIRSLLQMQKPAQAAPLNINPRSVDAVDYLSPKMLRKLSSKAVQRILEAHANVRQLQLMDAKLKYIQAWQSLPDFGVTLFVIKFDGHKKEELLGVAHNRIMRMDLNTGDHIKTWRYNTMKAWNVNWGIKCMMIQFHDENVVFSCLSADCKVVHEFIGGYIFMSMRSKENNQTLNEEMFHKLTGGWS; translated from the coding sequence ATGATTCATGTGGGCGAAAACACATGGAACCTGCGGATTCTCATCACAGATCTGCAGGTGGAGAAGACACTGCGTGTCCGTGGTGACCAGCACATTGGCGGCGTCATGCTGCAGCTGGTCGATCCCGAAATGCCCAAGGATTGGTCCGATCATGCGCTCTGGTGGCCCGCCCGCAATATCTGGCTAACACGCACGCGCTCCACTCTGGACCAGGCTGGCGTACAATCCGATTCATTTCTGTACTTTACGCCCATGCACAAGACACTGCGTGTTCAGTTACCGGATTTGCGTCAACTGGATTATCGTGTCAACTTCTCGATCAAAACATTTGGCGCTGTGGTCAATCTGTGTAAGGATCTGGATATACGCTATCCGGAGGAGCTGTCACTGTGCAAACCCGTCGAGCAGgagcatttaaagaagaacTTCTCCAAGCTGCCGCAAAAGATGATACCCGTGGCGGAGGCCAATGGCACCGCATATCTGCAGCCAGCACCGGACACCAACTCCTTTGTGCCCATCACGAATGCCTACAATGGCAGCAACGGCAGCCTGGACAGATCCCATGGCAATGGCAATCTACTCTGCGCTCCTGCCTCTCCATACGGCACAACACCACGTCGGGCGGCGACTGCACCCGGCACGCCCATCAGTTCGCCCACTGGCACCTGGAGgcacaacaccagcaacaatgGTTACACGGCCTACGATTCGGGCTCCAGTTACGGTGACTTGCAGGAGAATCTGGCCGTCTCACCACGCGCTCCCAGTCCCGATGTCCGAGCTCGACTCGTGCGTCCCAAGACGCTTGTGCAGAAGGCACGCCTGAATGTGGGTTGGCTGGACTCCTCGCTGTCCATCATGGAGCAGGGTGTGCGGGAATACGATACGCTCTGTTTGCGCTTCAAGTACTACACGTTCTTCGACCTGAATCCCAAATACGATCAGGTGCGCATCAATCAGCTGTACGAGCAGGCCAAATGGTCCATACTCAACGAGGAGCTGGACTGCACCGAGGAGGAGACGCTTATGTTTGCCGCCTTGCAGTTCCAAGTGAATCATCAAACGGATTTGCATCCGCCTGGCCTTGACTCGAGCATCGATGCAACTGTCCAAAAGAATGGCGGTGACGATGACATTGATTCGGCGCTGAACGAGCTGCAGATTACGCTTGAGGGACCTGGTGGAGGTGGCGATGCGGGCAACATTACCCGCATCCCTGAGCTATCGGATTATTTGCGCTTCCTGAAGCCACAGCTGTTCACGCTCAAGGGCTACAAACGCTACTACTTCACATATCGTGacctgcatctgcatctgtacAAATCGCAGGACGACTCCCGTCGTGGTGCGcccagcatcagcatcaatcTGCGCGGCTGCGAGGTCACTCCCGATGTGCATTTAGCCCAGGGCAAGTTCGGCATACGGCTGGAGGTGCCGCCGGAGGGCAGGAACGGACCGAACAGCGAGTTCTGGGTACGCTGCGAGAATGAGGAGCAGTATGCCAAATGGATGGCTGCCTGTCGCCTGGCGGCCAAGGGACGCTCCCTGGCAGACAGCAGCTATGACAGCGAGGTGAGCAGCATACGTTCCCTGCTCCAGATGCAGAAGCCGGCACAAGCAGCGCCCTTGAACATCAATCCACGCAGCGTGGACGCCGTCGATTATCTGTCACCCAAGATGCTGCGCAAGTTGTCCAGCAAGGCGGTGCAACGCATCCTGGAGGCACATGCCAATGTGCGTCAACTCCAGCTGATGGATGCCAAGCTGAAGTACATCCAAGCCTGGCAATCTCTGCCAGACTTTGGTGTCACACTGTTTGTCATCAAGTTCGATGGCCACAAGAAGGAGGAGCTGCTGGGCGTGGCACATAATCGCATCATGCGAATGGATCTGAATACGGGAGATCACATCAAGACATGGCGTTACAATACCATGAAGGCCTGGAACGTTAACTGGGGCATTAAGTGCATGATGATTCAATTCCACGATGAGAATGTCGTCTTCTCTTGCCTCTCCGCCGACTGCAAGGTGGTGCATGAGTTTATCGGCGGTTACATCTTCATGTCCATGCGATCCAAGGAAAATAATCAGACGCTCAACGAGGAAATGTTCCACAAACTGACGGGCGGCTGGTCATAA
- the LOC117787053 gene encoding DNA-directed RNA polymerase III subunit RPC5, with protein MDDEEDPIVEEIPVFLSKNLQDNLYLFQYPTKTEIANHDDAIVVNCCVKPFTQEVKVDFGLNIESKHYDRFKAEQFAVAADGKNTYGAVPPKGAERPTFKRGIMDKQAFTSTRSLTDISKYVVGIYTDKEVHLSPLASIVQLRPSLSHFDKEDKRRKAEQKAQNDDIDDDEVAQQVTVKFARGTGAGAAAKKTKEQRGTYDNFVQRIVEEPWCETFWHARDTPTAELERQKMYSTNHQSNQSLSLPANEYLSKLLPHDEHVQQVDVANVLPVYNKAMLKTMPLLEQLRVLLKDARTLSFADVLHILSDHIDPHVSADKVLALLPQVGILLHGNWVPKSEVVFPEKMLSHANGVTAEQMIRARDYILYRFSRTPYLYRNQVMTATQLPPAETLDVLSTVARVNSTKRWELLLPPDKEFEQKHVELVQRQELHWRATEQSYNEMDWAKETKRVRKRSTRKSESQSQQTTMPPPAVHAPTEA; from the exons ATGGACGACGAAGAGGATCCCATTGTGGAGGAGATACCAGTATTTCTATCGAAGAATCTGCAGGACAACTTGTACCTCTTCCAGTATCCCACAAAAACGGAAATCGCCAATCACGACGATGCCATCGTCGTCAATTGTTGTGTGAAACCGTTTACACAGGAAGTCAAGGTAGATTTTGGACTGAATATTGAATCCAAGCACTACGACCGATTCAAGGCCGAACAATTTGCTGTGGCCGCCGATGGCAAGAACACCTATGGAGCTGTTCCGCCCAAGGGAGCGGAAAGACCGACATTCAAGCGTGGCATCATGGACAAACAGGCGTTTACGAGCACGCGTTCCTTGACGGACATCTCGAAGTACGTTGTGGGCATCTACACAGACAAGGAGGTGCATCTATCCCCGCTGGCCAGCATTGTGCAACTGCGTCCCTCACTCAGCCACTTTGACAAGGAAGACAAGCGACGCAAGGCCGAACAGAAGGCCCAAAATGACGATATCGATGACGATGAAGTGGCTCAACAGGTGACTGTGAAGTTTGCACGTGGCACGGGAGCTGGCGCTGCTGCTAAAAAGACCAAGGAACAGCGCGGTACCTATGACAACTTTGTGCAGCGCATTGTGGAGGAGCCTTGGTGTGAGACCTTTTGGCACGCCCGCGACACACCCACTGCGGAGCTGGAGCGCCAGAAGATGTACAGCACGAATCATCAGTCGAatcagtcgctgtcgctgccagCCAACGAATATCTGAGCAAACTCTTGCCACACGACGAGCATGTCCAACAGGTGGACGTGGCCAACGTGTTGCCAGTCTATAACAAGGCCATGTTGAAGACCATGCCTCTGCTGGAACAGCTGCGCGTGTTGCTCAAGGATGCCAGGACGCTCTCGTTTGCGGATGTGCTGCACATTCTGTCGGATCACATTGATCCCCATGTGAGTGCAGACAAGGTGCTGGCTCTGCTTCCCCAGGTGGGAATCCTGCTGCACGGCAATTGGGTGCCCAAGTCCGAGGTGGTCTTTCCCGAGAAGATGCTTTCACATGCCAACGGCGTTACGGCGGAGCAAATGATACGCGCCAGGGATTACATA CTCTACAGATTCTCACGCACGCCGTACCTGTATCGTAACCAGGTGATGACTGCCACACAATTGCCTCCCGCCGAGACTCTGGACGTGCTGAGCACCGTGGCACGCGTTAATTCCACGAAACGCTGGGAGCTTTTACTGCCACCCGACAAGGAGTTTGAGCAGAAGCACGTGGAACTGGTGCAGCGGCAGGAGTTGCATTGGCGTGCCACGGAGCAGTCCTACAATGAAATGGACTGGGCCAAGGAGACGAAGAGAGTTCGCAAGCGATCCACGCGCAAAAGTGAATCCCAATCACAACAAACGACGATGCCGCCGCCTGCAGTGCATGCTCCCACAGAGGCGTAG